One stretch of Zonotrichia leucophrys gambelii isolate GWCS_2022_RI chromosome 13, RI_Zleu_2.0, whole genome shotgun sequence DNA includes these proteins:
- the SPRY4 gene encoding protein sprouty homolog 4, with the protein MEPRIPHNITVVPNSVMVQPLLDSRIPYGRLQHPLTILPIDQMKSTHLENDYTDNPGAAQPPAQKRPRAPHEPGSAGQPPQRCEQDVTHPWISFSGRPSSISSSSSTSSDQRLLDHMAPVPVAEQSSPRAVRIQPKAINCKPLDLKGPVSQELDKHFLLCEACGKCKCKECALPRTLPSCWVCNQECLCSAQNLVNYSTCMCLVKGVFYHCTNEDDEGTCADQPCSCSQSNCCARWSFMSALSLVLPCLLCYLPATGCVKLSQRCYDRVSRPGCRCKNTNSVICKALPESKGAEKPF; encoded by the coding sequence ATGGAGCCCCGGATCCCTCACAACATCACCGTTGTCCCCAACTCTGTGATGGTGCAGCCCTTGCTGGACAGCCGGATCCCCTACGGGCGGCTGCAGCACCCTCTGACCATCCTGCCCATCGACCAGATGAAGAGCACCCACCTGGAGAACGACTACACCGACAACCCCGGCGCTGCCCAGCCGCCCGCCCAGAAgcggccccgagccccccacGAGCCGGGCTCGGCCGGCCAGCCCCCGCAGCGCTGCGAGCAGGACGTCACCCACCCCTGGATCTCCTTCAGCGGGCgccccagctccatcagcagcagcagcagcacgtccTCGGACCAAAGGCTGCTGGACCACATGGCCCCGGTGCCCGTGGCGGAGCAGTCGTCCCCCCGCGCCGTCCGCATCCAGCCCAAGGCCATCAACTGCAAGCCCCTGGACCTGAAGGGCCCCGTGTCCCAGGAGCTGGACAAGCACTTCCTGCTGTGCGAGGCCTGTGGGAAGTGCAAGTGCAAGGAGTGTGCCCTGCCCCGGACTCTGCCCTCGTGCTGGGTGTGCAaccaggagtgcctgtgctcgGCGCAGAACCTGGTCAACTACTCCACCTGCATGTGCCTGGTCAAGGGCGTCTTCTACCACTGCACCAACGAGGACGACGAGGGCACGTGTGCCgaccagccctgctcctgctcccagtcCAACTGCTGCGCCCGCTGGTCCTTCATGAGCgccctgtccctggtgctgccctgcctgctctgctacCTGCCCGCCACCGGCTGCGTCAAGCTGTCCCAGAGATGCTACGACCGAGTGAGCCGGCCCGGGTGCAGGTGCAAAAACACAAACAGTGTCATTTGCAAGGCATTGCCCGAGAGCAAAGGGGCAGAAAAGCCCTTTTAA